The Plasmodium vivax chromosome 7, whole genome shotgun sequence DNA window ACTTTATGTTTAGCTGATTATTTAATATCTTGTTAAgttgaataaaatattcatatataaaaagaaacatttacgcatttatatattttaccctTATCTATAGGATGAATTTAAGTACAGATCATCTTTAAATAGGTTCTATACTCATTTAGATCACGTTGTTTATACATGTGATCACCCTGAGAAACCTATAAGTGGACGCAGTGAAAATAATACTCAAAAACATACGTGTAAAGTAAAACGAATAAATGAAATCGCTGATTATATTGAACccatttgtaatttttatggAATAAGCTATGATAAGTGTTCAgattatttgttatattgGCTGTACGGTGTAATAGAAGAAAGTAATCTCACATCCTTTCAGATTCATGAGGTATTCAATGAAATTGACATATTGAAAAAGAATACTAAATGTTTTAAagatggaaataaaaaatttatagaGAAATTTCAGAAAATATTCAATACCCATGTgttaagaaataaaaaattgttacacGATTTTACAGAACATTAcgacaatataaaaaatttattgagTAATGCAAACCAGACGAATAAGGAAATATATTGCAAATacgtaaaatattattttgaattatacAGAAGGATGAAAAAGCAGAATCCTTTAGACTTAACCGAACACTACCgtgaagaaataaagaactttgaagaaaaatttaaaaatggttcTTTATCCTTCTTAGATGGAATGTGCTCTAAGAATGGAATAAAATCATTATTCGAAGCGGCAAATGTAACTAGACGTCCATTAAAGCAATTGTCTAATGAAGTTATCGAACCAATAATAGTAcctttgaaaaatgaaaaggagattaaagtaaaaaaaaaatattaaaaaaataaattaaaaaaattattgtgatattttattaaaatttattttaacatgaATTGCTGATTCatgaatgaataaattttaatgttttaaagaaacatttatttatatgacaTCATTTTATTGCCTTCcaacagaaaaatattttaaaggaGTTGCCTTCTAACACTATATATGATGGATTTGACATAACCGATAATGTTAGTAAATATGAAAGTGTTTGTAATGAACAATTTGTGTCcgataacaaaaaagaagagcttaaaacattttgtaaaactttATATAGaaatttaaaggaaaaaaaatatatttctaaaGAAAACGACACACTTGAAGAAAATCGTTGTTCTTACTTAATTTACTGGGCTGGTGATCAATTAAGGAATATCTTTAATAATTCTTccaattataataattccAGAGCTGATTTGAacgaaattaataaaatactaCTTAGCATTAATAATAATGCTGAAGCAGGTAAATCGTGCTACTTTTATTTAGATGGTAATTTTTCTCAGtgggatgaagaaaaatatttgcacgATTATTTTAAGAATCATGGGAGTATAGAAACTAAATATTATTCTGGTAAGAcggcaaaaaatttatattgtgATTACCTTGATTATGTTAAAAAGCTGTatgaaaaatacatatgGAACTGCTGTAGATATTTTTATCGTGGTAAACCTTGGAACCTTTGTCCAAGATATTTTGAGTGTGATAAAGTGTATAATCCTTTTGAACTCCTATCTAAGTTCAAATGCGGAAGTGaaataaaagataaaaatgagtTAGCGGGTGAAAGTGTTCAAAGAATATACGAAGCTTTAACTATTGACCGTGACATTATAATACAAAGTCAAGTAAAAACACATAATAAGTTCCTTTTCGATCCTTTCAATAAATTTGTAACTGCttcttttacaattttgggAACACTTTCAGTATTGTTTGTGCTTTACAAGGtaaattaaatgaagaagattataaaaatgcacaaatgttatgtaaaaatgtgaattataatactatttataaatgtaataatattacattatattatatatgttctGCTTAATCTGTGTATTTTTTAGTTTACGCCCACTGAAATCTGGTTTAATAAGAAAGtattaaagaaaaggaaccATAATTACCTTGCTGCAGAAGAGCTAAGACTCCAATTAGCAGATAATCCTTCGGTACCTAGGCGTTCAAATGCGAATAAAAAGAGGATTGCTCTAGCTTACCAATCTGCTTGAGTCTCAAGGCAATCAGTCGTGTGACATAAATTAACtcagaaaaaatatcttaaattttttacttaatatTACAATCGTAATTAAATCTAATATTAATAGGCCAAAAGGCCTAATTAATATTTCTCtgcttatttgttttttaattttttttagtaaaatatattattctttaatAGTTATTTGTAcaataaaagaatatttcatgttttttggtaaaaataagctttttttttttacattattatttttttctgtaatgAGCagtacttatatatataatatatatatgtattgaATCTGTTAAAAGGCTACGgttttattgtaaaatgcgtaacaaatttattttaaaatatagagaaatcaaaatttttattttgaaatttgtTATACTATTAATTTTTAGTGCAAATATCCGTAATATGTTTATAAccaaatatttaaaaaattcaattttCCATAAAATAATTCGCTTTATATGGAAATTTAAGCTTAAACTGAGTTAAATTTCCccaaatttataattatttacttAGTTCAATGTTTATAGTACTATTATGGTTATGCAATATTCTAggtttaaagaaaaattcacaacaaaaaaaatatatatttttttttatcagtATAATGCTACTTCTAATAAAAGGGTACATTATatatctttcttttttatacaaCGAAATGTTAGTATAACTaatatttctattatttcattaataaCTACATCATAAAATACCATGGCACCAGGGCCAGCAAAAGCCGAAAATGAAGCACCACCTTCCAAAGATCGGGtatacttaaattttttatacatattatcaTTAATAAGTTATCTGGATATAGAAATTGCTTTAATGggtaatatataattctttaagACACATATacgtttacatttttacctACTTTGTTTcttatacataatttttaggATGATATACTAAATCAATTACCTGTAAATACGATATATAATGAATTCGAGAATGTCGATAACATAAATAACTATagtaatttttgcaaattaacACAAACCataaaagataaatataCGGATTTTGAGAAATTTGAggatttatgtaaaaaatttgcttatAGCTTAGATCgtatattttcaaataagtataaaggaaaaaatatggaaCACTGTATATTGCTGAAATACTGGATTTAtgacgaaataaaaaaaatttttagcGCTGGTGATAAGTTAAATGTGCTTTTCCTAACTGaagaacttaaaaaattgcaatataatattcaaaaggaagaatcAGTTATATTTGATTGTTACGATGattataatgattatatGAGTAATTGGGAAGTAGAgagaaatttatttgaatattttataagtttccataaaattaaaaataaaagtaatttttctaCTGAGGAAACAGacaaatatattaagtaTGTGAAATATATTAAGACAATATACGACGAGAAGATAAATAAAGAACATTGTTGTGATTTAAAGTATCGCCACCTTTATGATCATTATTTTGATTGTAATCCAGAGTATAATCCCGATAATCTCTTGTCAAAGCTTAATGGTGAAAGCAAAAAACCTAATAGTGAAGTACAAGCTCGAGAAGCTAAGACAAAATCTTTAAAACAAACTGGATCTGGTGAGGATGAAACCGAAGAATCAGATAAATACGAAATTGTTATCCCGAACGTACCAATAGGATGGAATAAACGAAGATACAAACAGAGAACGGAACTTTATGatgtaaaatgtattatgAATTATGCTGATAGGAAGAACGGATATGCATTAGTATCGTGTTATAAcactggaaaaaaatatccgaatgctgaatatatatttaggcCTACAAAAGAAGAGgatgcattttttgccaaaattaaggaagaaaaaaaaagaggtatGGGTAGGGAAGCAACAAGAGAGGGTTCTCAGGATTCTGTGCCTTCTAAACCAGGTGTTACGGAAACATCTGCTGAAGGTCGAAAGAATGATGGAAATTCCGCTACACCTAAACCTAAAATCCATGTTGGCATACCGGAATATTTACGAGGATACAGTTTACTAGGTGAATATATAAAGGAAAGAAGTAATGACACATATGGAAGTTACCAACCAGGTCGTGAAGCAGCATTTACATATTCAGGCTCAGGAAGGAGGTTTATTCCGGGAGTAAACGAAACACAAGTAGGTTGGACGTATACTAAActagaaaatggaaaagtaaAGTCTGTAGTTGAAGCAGACGTTGAAAAACATGTAATTCCTGTAAATGGAGGAGGCCAAAATGAAGGCACAACATCAACTATTACAGAATCTCCTTCTACAGAATGGCTCGATGGTTCAGAACTCACGGAGGTGAGTATGTTCAAAACACCTATGTTCCGCGGTTCTACCTTAGCAGTATTATTAGTAGGAATagtgttcgttttttttatttattacaagGTATAcgataattataaaatgtgtgtatacataaattagGTTCACTGTTACAAAATGTTTAGTAGTGCATAGTTGCAATGTTCTGCACATATTTCCCTTCGTCTTTCACCTTTTAGTTTACCCCTTTCGGAAGCTGGATTGGTGGCAGAAactcaaaaaagaaagaaatgtATCTTGCTATGCAAAGGGAGTTTGAGCAAAATGCTCAGATGGAATATATTGAAGCTCCTCCAAGGAGGGATGTGCCAAAACGATCAGCCCAGGCTCCCCGTTCTAAGAAAAAGGCTCCCCCTAGGGAGAGAGTACGTATAGCTTATCATGCTTCataagatatatatttacattgtCAAGAAtagtataaaataaagtttAATAGGAATGTGAAGAAGGGTGCGTGCATTTATTGCAAATATGTTTGGGAACTGATAGGATAAGAATTGGAAAACTAATGAAGAATGTAccacataaatatttttaattacatttgcggatgctcatttttgactaaaatttgttttttttttgtaaacatagagtaataatattttttaaaattttttttgtatttttttttaagttaattTGGTTACTAATTTGTTTGGCATTTTCCCcttgttatttatttggttaaaaaaatagtaaacaAATTTAGACatatagagaaaaaaaaggaatataaaaatattcccgttttgtaaataatttcccGTTCACGCTTCTAAAATGTAACAATTAATTTGGACGCATTTTGTCCAGAGATGTCTAACTATAGATGGAAATGATTTTTATGATTAAAAGGTGGCTCTAtgattatgtaaaatattttatattaacaaTTTATGTGAAGAGTTGCGCCGCGTGACAATCAAAAAAAGCGTTAACGTGGTTATTTTTCGCTTATATGATCTAAATTCTTTTAgataaaacatttttcagCGTTATTTGAGATTAGGAAAGAGCGATTATGCGAAACGCAGGAGAAAATATAATCGCATAAAATGATCATAATATACTGTTTCGATGttgttgctccttttttctagtaataatataattgcGATTATAGCGAGTCCgtaatataatgtaaatattatatatataagttaGATCAAAATGTTCTAAAGGTCGCGGTTCcccttttattatattagaAATGGAGAAAATTCCTCATCtaagttttttttacctttttaaaatgatatgcagtttatccctttttcgtaaaaaaataatgctatAAAATTTGTCATAcataatatgtatttattttttcatgttgcaaatttgaaaaaaaaaactattattttttagggATAAAAggaattgataaaaaaaggaaaattttaaatttgtttgtaTGTTAAATTGAACGAGAAATACGAATGGAACTGTCTCATTTTgaattgttataattttaaaagtggTCGAGTCGCCCATTTTTTACAGGTTTTATGCTAAAATATCTTTTCAATACAATCTAACAATATTCATTTGTCATTTTATATGTTAGCCGTTTTATCTCCTTTtagtttttataatttttttcgtaattttagTTATAGATGGATACATAGGATTTATATTCCgaaatgaataattaaaGGAAATAAAGCAGGAAAAAACGCGGTGCAAAAGAATTTTCATTCCCGCGAGGATGATATTACCCCCGAAAAATCTTTTCATATTAAGGACTATTGAAATTATCTCTAAATAGTTAAGTCACACAAAAATGCTAAA harbors:
- a CDS encoding hypothetical protein (encoded by transcript PVX_005055A), whose translation is MAPGPAKAENEAPPSKDRDDILNQLPVNTIYNEFENVDNINNYSNFCKLTQTIKDKYTDFEKFEDLCKKFAYSLDRIFSNKYKGKNMEHCILLKYWIYDEIKKIFSAGDKLNVLFLTEELKKLQYNIQKEESVIFDCYDDYNDYMSNWEVERNLFEYFISFHKIKNKSNFSTEETDKYIKYVKYIKTIYDEKINKEHCCDLKYRHLYDHYFDCNPEYNPDNLLSKLNGESKKPNSEVQAREAKTKSLKQTGSGEDETEESDKYEIVIPNVPIGWNKRRYKQRTELYDVKCIMNYADRKNGYALVSCYNTGKKYPNAEYIFRPTKEEDAFFAKIKEEKKRGMGREATREGSQDSVPSKPGVTETSAEGRKNDGNSATPKPKIHVGIPEYLRGYSLLGEYIKERSNDTYGSYQPGREAAFTYSGSGRRFIPGVNETQVGWTYTKLENGKVKSVVEADVEKHVIPVNGGGQNEGTTSTITESPSTEWLDGSELTEVSMFKTPMFRGSTLAVLLVGIVFVFFIYYKVYDNYKMCVYIN